Proteins from one Triticum aestivum cultivar Chinese Spring chromosome 7A, IWGSC CS RefSeq v2.1, whole genome shotgun sequence genomic window:
- the LOC123148327 gene encoding uncharacterized protein isoform X3, producing the protein MSFLASGRARLLRGISSHRPPQQGRYTTCFRRYKAHFLLDGIEDAAESAAGSQEPPVSLAKSLASLAEESTIAAQRQRKPLSRMERKRLAELRIKKRVKAQYLNGKFYDLMGKVVASADTLEDAYDIVRLNSNVDLASPRDDVCFIALAEQLRSGEFDIAVNSFSVAAKRQGGERIVLPRLNLKVIQEAVRVVLEVVYRPQFSKISHGCRSGRGYHSALRFISTEIGFPDWCFTVPLYKEVDSDVVLKLISQIQEKIVDDQLVAFMQDMFDAEVINLVFGGFPKGHGVPQEGVLAPILMNIYLDSFDHEVFRICMKHEGLYSGAKNVTDNQGSKLRHWFRSQMKDGDLNNEDQTEGQPNVRLYACRYMDEIFVAVVGSRDIAETVKSEVVDYLSKSLYLKVDDGLCLVPVKKDSWGLQFAGTVVKAATKESAALKTVHKLKEKDINAKNEANEEVLLSKYIAEPALPQELRDAFNNFQKQANDYISSETAATEALLSSLKNKESMYTCPDDAAIKIYAPLKLESLLGNSTALSWAANLHHQVWSWSRHSDSKRLDVCCSKVMNYMTIQVQSITMLLAKKASRVHRHEGPPIVLVALKDYQAYGTLSNAGLSCHQICKLGDLPFAGVMDAAVHVLVFPWPRQGHINPMLHFATALVDAGLQVTFLHTEHNLRRLPQAPLPPRLRLLSIPDGLPDDHPRSFLELLESMRKTSSAAYRALLLSADAPVTCVVADGTMPFAIDVAEELGIPALAFATHSACSYLALLSMPKLVELGETPFPADDLVCGVPGMEGFLRRRDLPRGLYCTEQGEGDPWMLKLAEVTARSSKACALILNTTTSMEQPALAHIASRTSDVFAVGPLHARSRLTASASLWQEDDGCMAWLDSHEDQSVVYVSLGSRAVITHEQFTEFLSGLVATGYAFLWALRPDMVQMTSSTLLREAIGAVEGGKAHVVEWAPQRDVLRHRAVGCFLTHAGWNSTLECAMEGVPMVCWPFFSDQQINSRFVGAVWRTGLDTKDVCDRGVVERTVREAMVSDEIRGVAQAMAQQLRLDVAQVGSSSSELERLVRFIRELSIRSC; encoded by the exons ATGTCCTTCCTGGCATCTGGCCGTGCCCGCCTCCTCCGGGGCATCTCCAGTCACCGGCCACCACAGCAAG GACGCTACACCACATGCTTCCGGCGTTACAAGGCGCATTTCTTGCTTGACGGAATCGAGGATGCAGCGGAGAGCGCTGCCGGATCGCAGGAACCACCGGTGTCTCTGGCGAAGAGCCTGGCCTCTCTCGCTGAGGAGTCAACCATTGCTGCTCAGAGGCAGCGGAAGCCCCTGTCCCGGATGGAGCGGAAGAGGCTGGCCGAGCTCCGGATAAAAAAGAGGGTCAAGGCGCAGTATTTGAACGGCAAGTTTTACGATCTCATGGGTAAGGTGGTGGCTAGTGCCGATACGTTGGAGGATGCTTACGACATTGTCCGGCTGAATTCTAATGTCGATCTGGCGTCTCCAAGGGACGATGTTTGCTTCATCGCATTGGCTGAGCAGCTCAGAAGCGGAGAGTTTGATATCGCTGTGAATTCTTTCTCAGTAGCTGCAAAGAGGCAAGGAGGAGAGCGCATTGTTCTTCCACGGCTCAACTTGAAAGTTATCCAGGAAGCAGTTAGGGTGGTGCTTGAGGTTGTTTACAGGCCTCAGTTCTCCAAGATATCACATGGTTGTCGGAGTGGGCGAGGATATCACTCAGCTCTGAGGTTCATATCCACTGAAATTGGGTTTCCAGATTGGTGCTTTACTGTCCCTTTGTACAAGGAGGTGGATAGTGATGTGGTCTTGAAGCTTATTTCACAAATACAGGAAAAGATCGTTGATGACCAGTTAGTGGCATTCATGCAAGATATGTTTGATGCCGAGGTGATCAATTTGGTATTTGGAGGGTTTCCCAAGGGCCATGGAGTTCCTCAAGAAGGAGTACTTGCACCAATCCTGATGAATATTTATCTTGACAGTTTTGACCATGAAGTATTTAGGATTTGCATGAAACATGAAGGCCTTTATTCAGGGGCAAAAAATGTTACAGACAACCAGGGCTCCAAGTTGCGTCACTGGTTTAGAAGTCAAATGAAGGATGGGGATCTAAATAATGAAGATCAAACAGAGGGCCAGCCAAACGTGAGATTATATGCTTGCAGATACATGGATGAGATTTTTGTTGCAGTTGTGGGGTCCAGAGACATAGCAGAAACTGTAAAGTCTGAAGTTGTTGATTACTTAAGCAAATCGCTTTACCTGAAAGTTGATGATGGATTGTGTCTTGTGCCAGTAAAAAAGGACTCTTGGGGGTTGCAGTTTGCTGGCACCGTAGTTAAGGCCGCAACAAAAGAAAGTGCTGCGCTGAAAACTGTTCACAAGCTGAAGGAGAAG GACATCAATGCCAAAAATGAAGCTAATGAGGAGGTGCTCCTGTCAAAATACATTGCTGAACCAGCACTTCCGCAGGAACTCAGAGATGCTTTTAACAACTTTCAGAAGCAAGCTAATGATTATATCTCATCAGAAACTGCTGCTACAGAAGCACTGTTGTCCAGCTTGAAGAATAAGGAATCAATGTATACCTGCCCTGATGATGCTGCCATTAAGATTTATGCGCCTCTTA AGTTAGAGTCCCTGCTCGGAAATTCAACTGCTTTGTCATGGGCTGCCAATCTTCATCACCAAGTTT GGTCATGGTCACGGCACTCTGATTCCAAGAGGCTGGACGTTTGCTGTTCCAAGGTCATGAATTACATGACCATCCAAGTTCAATCAATAACTATGCTGCTGGCAAAGAAGGCATCAAGGGTTCACCGCCATGAGGGTCCGCCAATTGTTTTAGTCGCTCTCAAGGATTATCAG GCCTATGGAACTCTGAGCAACGCCGGCCTGAGCTGCCATCAAATTTGCAAGTTGGGCGACCTCCCGTTTGCCGGAGTGATGGATGCCGCGGTGCACGTCCTCGTGTTCCCCTGGCCAAGGCAGGGACACATCAACCCCATGCTCCATTTCGCCACCGCCCTCGTCGATGCCGGCCTCCAAGTCACCTTCCTCCACACCGAGCACAACCTCCGCCGTCTTCCCCAGGCGCCTCTGCCACCGCGCCTACGCTTGCTTTCCATCCCTGACGGACTCCCCGACGACCACCCTCGCAGCTTCTTGGAGCTTCTGGAGTCCATGCGGAAGACCAGCAGCGCCGCATACCGTGCCCTGCTCTTGTCCGCCGACGCGCCGGTGACATGCGTTGTTGCCGATGGCACCATGCCGTTCGCCATCGATGTCGCCGAGGAGCTTGGCATCCCGGCGCTCGCCTTCGCCACGCACAGCGCCTGCAGCTACCTGGCGCTCCTGTCTATGCCCAAGCTCGTTGAGCTCGGCGAGACCCCCTTCCCTGCGGATGACCTGGTGTGCGGCGTTCCGGGGATGGAGGGCTTCCTCCGGCGCCGAGATCTTCCTCGTGGACTCTACTGCACTGAACAAGGCGAGGGAGACCCCTGGATGCTCAAGCTTGCCGAGGTCACCGCTCGCTCCAGCAAGGCATGTGCGCTCATACTCAACACCACCACGTCCATGGAGCAGCCAGCGCTCGCCCACATTGCGTCGCGCACAAGTGACGTCTTCGCTGTAGGCCCACTGCATGCCAGGTCAAGGCTCACCGCAAGCGCAAGCCTGTGGCAGGAGGACGACGGGTGCATGGCGTGGCTGGACAGCCACGAGGACCAGTCCGTCGTGTATGTGAGCCTGGGGAGCCGCGCGGTGATCACGCATGAGCAGTTCACTGAGTTCCTCTCCGGCCTGGTAGCTACTGGATATGCCTTCCTCTGGGCGCTCCGGCCGGACATGGTCCAGATGACCAGCTCCACGCTCCTCCGAGAAGCCATCGGGGCAGTGGAGGGCGGCAAGGCACACGTTGTCGAGTGGGCTCCTCAGCGGGACGTGCTGCGGCACCGGGCGGTGGGCTGCTTCCTGACACACGCCGGATGGAACTCGACGCTGGAGTGCGCCATGGAAGGCGTGCCGATGGTGTGCTGGCCCTTCTTCTCCGACCAGCAGATCAACAGCCGCTTCGTGGGCGCCGTGTGGAGGACGGGGCTGGACACGAAGGACGTCTGCGACAGAGGCGTCGTTGAGAGGACGGTGAGGGAGGCCATGGTGTCCGACGAGATCAGGGGGGTGGCCCAAGCTATGGCGCAGCAGTTGAGGCTGGATGTCGCGCAGGTGGGGTCGTCGTCGTCCGAGTTGGAGCGGCTCGTCCGCTTCATCAGGGAGCTCAGCATCAGGTCCTGTTGA
- the LOC123148327 gene encoding nuclear intron maturase 4, mitochondrial isoform X1, translated as MSFLASGRARLLRGISSHRPPQQGRYTTCFRRYKAHFLLDGIEDAAESAAGSQEPPVSLAKSLASLAEESTIAAQRQRKPLSRMERKRLAELRIKKRVKAQYLNGKFYDLMGKVVASADTLEDAYDIVRLNSNVDLASPRDDVCFIALAEQLRSGEFDIAVNSFSVAAKRQGGERIVLPRLNLKVIQEAVRVVLEVVYRPQFSKISHGCRSGRGYHSALRFISTEIGFPDWCFTVPLYKEVDSDVVLKLISQIQEKIVDDQLVAFMQDMFDAEVINLVFGGFPKGHGVPQEGVLAPILMNIYLDSFDHEVFRICMKHEGLYSGAKNVTDNQGSKLRHWFRSQMKDGDLNNEDQTEGQPNVRLYACRYMDEIFVAVVGSRDIAETVKSEVVDYLSKSLYLKVDDGLCLVPVKKDSWGLQFAGTVVKAATKESAALKTVHKLKEKVRLFACQKQEIWDAMNLRLGKKWLAYGLRRVKESEIKSLGLSTPLLDHIAQFRKEGMKTDHWFKTLLKVWMQDINAKNEANEEVLLSKYIAEPALPQELRDAFNNFQKQANDYISSETAATEALLSSLKNKESMYTCPDDAAIKIYAPLSYIKKCLNRYGVTNLEGFPKHVSALVLQDDELIISWFAGIIHRWVRWFSEVDNFKELQLMLVECVRKSCIRTLSAKYRMYEKLTEKRFELDDYGIPMVEDFEAMIAQLEPSSSSVSADEALTYGISSSGLCVLTLSRVRVPARKFNCFVMGCQSSSPSLYIIHVKEKQRFPGWRTGFSSSIHGSLNGRRIGLCTQHVKDLYLGQISLQSVDFGVLIR; from the exons ATGTCCTTCCTGGCATCTGGCCGTGCCCGCCTCCTCCGGGGCATCTCCAGTCACCGGCCACCACAGCAAG GACGCTACACCACATGCTTCCGGCGTTACAAGGCGCATTTCTTGCTTGACGGAATCGAGGATGCAGCGGAGAGCGCTGCCGGATCGCAGGAACCACCGGTGTCTCTGGCGAAGAGCCTGGCCTCTCTCGCTGAGGAGTCAACCATTGCTGCTCAGAGGCAGCGGAAGCCCCTGTCCCGGATGGAGCGGAAGAGGCTGGCCGAGCTCCGGATAAAAAAGAGGGTCAAGGCGCAGTATTTGAACGGCAAGTTTTACGATCTCATGGGTAAGGTGGTGGCTAGTGCCGATACGTTGGAGGATGCTTACGACATTGTCCGGCTGAATTCTAATGTCGATCTGGCGTCTCCAAGGGACGATGTTTGCTTCATCGCATTGGCTGAGCAGCTCAGAAGCGGAGAGTTTGATATCGCTGTGAATTCTTTCTCAGTAGCTGCAAAGAGGCAAGGAGGAGAGCGCATTGTTCTTCCACGGCTCAACTTGAAAGTTATCCAGGAAGCAGTTAGGGTGGTGCTTGAGGTTGTTTACAGGCCTCAGTTCTCCAAGATATCACATGGTTGTCGGAGTGGGCGAGGATATCACTCAGCTCTGAGGTTCATATCCACTGAAATTGGGTTTCCAGATTGGTGCTTTACTGTCCCTTTGTACAAGGAGGTGGATAGTGATGTGGTCTTGAAGCTTATTTCACAAATACAGGAAAAGATCGTTGATGACCAGTTAGTGGCATTCATGCAAGATATGTTTGATGCCGAGGTGATCAATTTGGTATTTGGAGGGTTTCCCAAGGGCCATGGAGTTCCTCAAGAAGGAGTACTTGCACCAATCCTGATGAATATTTATCTTGACAGTTTTGACCATGAAGTATTTAGGATTTGCATGAAACATGAAGGCCTTTATTCAGGGGCAAAAAATGTTACAGACAACCAGGGCTCCAAGTTGCGTCACTGGTTTAGAAGTCAAATGAAGGATGGGGATCTAAATAATGAAGATCAAACAGAGGGCCAGCCAAACGTGAGATTATATGCTTGCAGATACATGGATGAGATTTTTGTTGCAGTTGTGGGGTCCAGAGACATAGCAGAAACTGTAAAGTCTGAAGTTGTTGATTACTTAAGCAAATCGCTTTACCTGAAAGTTGATGATGGATTGTGTCTTGTGCCAGTAAAAAAGGACTCTTGGGGGTTGCAGTTTGCTGGCACCGTAGTTAAGGCCGCAACAAAAGAAAGTGCTGCGCTGAAAACTGTTCACAAGCTGAAGGAGAAGGTCCGTTTATTTGCTTGTCAGAAGCAAGAGATATGGGATGCTATGAATCTTAGGTTAGGAAAGAAGTGGTTGGCATATGGTTTGAGGAGGGTAAAGGAGTCTGAGATCAAGTCACTTGGTCTCAGTACTCCGTTGCTGGATCACATTGCACAATTTAGGAAAGAGGGCATGAAGACAGATCATTGGTTCAAAACTTTACTCAAGGTATGGATGCAGGACATCAATGCCAAAAATGAAGCTAATGAGGAGGTGCTCCTGTCAAAATACATTGCTGAACCAGCACTTCCGCAGGAACTCAGAGATGCTTTTAACAACTTTCAGAAGCAAGCTAATGATTATATCTCATCAGAAACTGCTGCTACAGAAGCACTGTTGTCCAGCTTGAAGAATAAGGAATCAATGTATACCTGCCCTGATGATGCTGCCATTAAGATTTATGCGCCTCTTAGTTATATCAAGAAGTGCCTCAATCGCTATGGTGTAACTAATCTTGAAGGTTTCCCTAAACATGTTTCAGCCCTTGTTTTGCAAGATGATGAGCTAATCATAAGTTGGTTTGCAGGAATAATTCATCGTTGGGTAAGATGGTTCTCTGAGGTTGACAATTTTAAAGAGCTTCAACTTATGTTAGTTGAATGTGTCAGGAAATCTTGCATTCGGACACTATCTGCAAAGTACCGAATGTACGAAAAATTGACAGAAAAGCGGTTTGAACTTGATGATTATGGCATTCCAATGGTCGAGGACTTTGAGGCAATGATAGCACAGCTAGAACCTAGTTCTTCCTCAGTTTCCGCTGATGAAGCTCTGACGTATGGCATTTCTAGTAGTGGCTTATGTGTGCTCACCCTCTCAAGAGTTAGAGTCCCTGCTCGGAAATTCAACTGCTTTGTCATGGGCTGCCAATCTTCATCACCAAGTTTGTACATTATTCATGTGAAGGAGAAACAGCGGTTTCCAGGATGGAGGACAGGTTTCTCATCATCAATTCATGGGAGTTTAAATGGCAGACGAATTGGGTTGTGTACCCAACATGTTAAAGATCTATATCTAGGGCAAATCTCCCTTCAGTCAGTTGATTTTGGTGTGCTGATTAGATGA
- the LOC123148327 gene encoding myricetin 3-O-rhamnoside 1,2-glucosyltransferase UGT709G2 isoform X2 has protein sequence MNYMTIQVQSITMLLAKKASRVHRHEGPPIVLVALKDYQAYGTLSNAGLSCHQICKLGDLPFAGVMDAAVHVLVFPWPRQGHINPMLHFATALVDAGLQVTFLHTEHNLRRLPQAPLPPRLRLLSIPDGLPDDHPRSFLELLESMRKTSSAAYRALLLSADAPVTCVVADGTMPFAIDVAEELGIPALAFATHSACSYLALLSMPKLVELGETPFPADDLVCGVPGMEGFLRRRDLPRGLYCTEQGEGDPWMLKLAEVTARSSKACALILNTTTSMEQPALAHIASRTSDVFAVGPLHARSRLTASASLWQEDDGCMAWLDSHEDQSVVYVSLGSRAVITHEQFTEFLSGLVATGYAFLWALRPDMVQMTSSTLLREAIGAVEGGKAHVVEWAPQRDVLRHRAVGCFLTHAGWNSTLECAMEGVPMVCWPFFSDQQINSRFVGAVWRTGLDTKDVCDRGVVERTVREAMVSDEIRGVAQAMAQQLRLDVAQVGSSSSELERLVRFIRELSIRSC, from the exons ATGAATTACATGACCATCCAAGTTCAATCAATAACTATGCTGCTGGCAAAGAAGGCATCAAGGGTTCACCGCCATGAGGGTCCGCCAATTGTTTTAGTCGCTCTCAAGGATTATCAG GCCTATGGAACTCTGAGCAACGCCGGCCTGAGCTGCCATCAAATTTGCAAGTTGGGCGACCTCCCGTTTGCCGGAGTGATGGATGCCGCGGTGCACGTCCTCGTGTTCCCCTGGCCAAGGCAGGGACACATCAACCCCATGCTCCATTTCGCCACCGCCCTCGTCGATGCCGGCCTCCAAGTCACCTTCCTCCACACCGAGCACAACCTCCGCCGTCTTCCCCAGGCGCCTCTGCCACCGCGCCTACGCTTGCTTTCCATCCCTGACGGACTCCCCGACGACCACCCTCGCAGCTTCTTGGAGCTTCTGGAGTCCATGCGGAAGACCAGCAGCGCCGCATACCGTGCCCTGCTCTTGTCCGCCGACGCGCCGGTGACATGCGTTGTTGCCGATGGCACCATGCCGTTCGCCATCGATGTCGCCGAGGAGCTTGGCATCCCGGCGCTCGCCTTCGCCACGCACAGCGCCTGCAGCTACCTGGCGCTCCTGTCTATGCCCAAGCTCGTTGAGCTCGGCGAGACCCCCTTCCCTGCGGATGACCTGGTGTGCGGCGTTCCGGGGATGGAGGGCTTCCTCCGGCGCCGAGATCTTCCTCGTGGACTCTACTGCACTGAACAAGGCGAGGGAGACCCCTGGATGCTCAAGCTTGCCGAGGTCACCGCTCGCTCCAGCAAGGCATGTGCGCTCATACTCAACACCACCACGTCCATGGAGCAGCCAGCGCTCGCCCACATTGCGTCGCGCACAAGTGACGTCTTCGCTGTAGGCCCACTGCATGCCAGGTCAAGGCTCACCGCAAGCGCAAGCCTGTGGCAGGAGGACGACGGGTGCATGGCGTGGCTGGACAGCCACGAGGACCAGTCCGTCGTGTATGTGAGCCTGGGGAGCCGCGCGGTGATCACGCATGAGCAGTTCACTGAGTTCCTCTCCGGCCTGGTAGCTACTGGATATGCCTTCCTCTGGGCGCTCCGGCCGGACATGGTCCAGATGACCAGCTCCACGCTCCTCCGAGAAGCCATCGGGGCAGTGGAGGGCGGCAAGGCACACGTTGTCGAGTGGGCTCCTCAGCGGGACGTGCTGCGGCACCGGGCGGTGGGCTGCTTCCTGACACACGCCGGATGGAACTCGACGCTGGAGTGCGCCATGGAAGGCGTGCCGATGGTGTGCTGGCCCTTCTTCTCCGACCAGCAGATCAACAGCCGCTTCGTGGGCGCCGTGTGGAGGACGGGGCTGGACACGAAGGACGTCTGCGACAGAGGCGTCGTTGAGAGGACGGTGAGGGAGGCCATGGTGTCCGACGAGATCAGGGGGGTGGCCCAAGCTATGGCGCAGCAGTTGAGGCTGGATGTCGCGCAGGTGGGGTCGTCGTCGTCCGAGTTGGAGCGGCTCGTCCGCTTCATCAGGGAGCTCAGCATCAGGTCCTGTTGA